A DNA window from Bubalus bubalis isolate 160015118507 breed Murrah chromosome 20, NDDB_SH_1, whole genome shotgun sequence contains the following coding sequences:
- the LOC112582609 gene encoding uncharacterized protein LOC112582609: MNPLWTLLFVLSAPRGVLSQVQLRESGPSLMKPSQTLSLTCTTSGLSLTRYGIHWVRQAPGKALEWVGDISSGGSTGYNPALKSRLSITKDNSKSQVSLSLSSVTPEDTAVYYCGRDTVRGSQCEPRQKPPCIGARDHQGALRTQYRAEPWSRCRRGVGRWGPGGDSPQSFSFFLLPRSRTADPLLCPEGTYGDPEMTRVKMQESGAELVKPSQIVSLTQASKNQSSLQLSSVTTEDTALCCCARDTARSLDIWCKLAKCTGEALCDSAVLLSTAGPVNELASGQQSSAIVLSMETQRDIHTSL; this comes from the exons ATGAACCCACTGTGGACCCTCCTCTTTGTGCTCTCAGCCCCCAGAG ggGTCCTGTCACAGGTGCAGCTGCGGGAGTCGGGCCCCAGCCTGATGAAGCCCTCACagaccctctccctcacctgcaCGACCTCTGGATTATCATTAACCAGATATGGTATACACTGGGTCCGCCAGGCTCCAGGAAAGGCGCTGGAGTGGGTCGGTGATATAAGCAGTGGCGGAAGCACAGGCTACAACCCAGCCTTGAAATCCCGGCTCAGCATCACCAAGGACAACTCCAAGAGCCAAGTCTCTCTGTCACTGAGCAGCGTGACACCTGAGGACACGGCCGTGTACTACTGTGGAAGAGACACAGTGAGGGGAAGTCAGTGTGAGCCCAGACAAAAACCTCCCTGCATAGGGGCCCGTGACCACCAGGGGGCGCTCAGGACTCAGTACAGAGCTGAGCCCTGGAGCAGGTGCAGAAGAGGCGTTGGGCGGTGGGGGCCTGGGGGGGATTCTCCTCAgagcttctctttcttcctcctgcccAGGAGCCGCACCGCAGACCCTCTTCTGTGTCCTG AAGGCACCTATGGGGATCCTGAGATGACCAGG GTGAAGATGCAGGAGTCGGGCGCAGAACTGGTGAAGCCCTCGCAGATCGTCTCCCTCACAC AGGCATCCAAGAACCAGTCCTCCCTGCAGCTGAGCTCTGTGACCACTGAGGACACAGCTCTGTGTTGctgtgcaagagacaca GCCCGTTCTCTGGACATTTGGTGTAAGCTCGCTAAGTGCACAGGAGAGGCTCTGTGTGACTCGGCAGTGCTGCTCAGCACAGCAGGGCCAGTGAACGAGCTAGCCAGCGGTCAGCAGT CATCAGCCATAGTTCTCTCCATGGAGACGCAGCGGGATATCCACACCAGCCTATGA